The nucleotide window CTGCTCAGCGACCACACACCGCCCCACACGCCGGCCGCCACCACCACGCGGAAGTCGCGCCAGTCCTCGACGAGAAAGTGCACCACCACGGTCGAGACAATGAAGAACACGAGCAGCAGATACCACACGGCTCCCGTCGTATCTATCGGAAGCGCGCCGAAGCCGCGGCTGTAGAGGAGTCCGTACTCGACGTACCCGGCGAGATCGGGCGGCGCGCCGACCGCCGCCATGTAGATCGCCCAGACGATTCCATAAAGCGCGATCGCCATCCCGACCGGGACGGCCACCGCTCCGATCACGCGCTGCGCAACGCTCGATGCGCTCGCCCCCTCCCTCCGCCACGCGTACGCGCTCTGAATGACATATACCGCGAACGCCGAGAACCAGATCGCCGAGCCGTAGATGGCTGCCTCGAAGGACCACGCGAGGGCGCAAAGCCAGATCAAGTGCCCGGTGAATGGGAAAGCCAGCCATTTCAGCGAGCCATCGCCATTCTTCCGCCGACGGTTGAAGCTGTAGAGCAGCCACGCCAGCATCACGAAGCACCACAGAAATCGCACCGGACCGCCGGAGGGCGTCATCTGCGCGGGGAGGATCAGCGTCGCCGTGCGTGGCCGGAAGAAGAGAGTCGTGAACACCGCTCCCGCCGCCAGCAGAACGTCTCCCGCCCCGCCGCGCATCTTCCGCAGAACGATGAACATGCCCGCCGCGACGACGGCATAGACCGCCGCCTGATAGAACCAGAACGACTGCCACGCGCTGCCGGGCATCGCGGCCGGAATGAGAATGCTCAGAAAACCGTACTGCGACGGCGTGTCTCTCAGCAGCCACCCACCCTGCCTGAGCTGTTCGATTGGTCCAGTCCAGAAACCCCAGTGGTAGAACTCGACCACCGGGTTGGTGCGGAAGCTGAACACGACCAGCGCCACCAGGAGCAGCGCGGACAGCACGCGCAGGGCGACGCCGTTGGCCGCGCGCGGCTCGTCCGGGAGATCGAGCCGCGGCAGTCCCCACAGCGAGATGCCTGTCGCGACCGCGAATGCGATGAGTCGGACCGGCGAGCCAGGAAACCACAAGCTTGCTCTGGTCCAGTACACAAGGCCGGCCGCGCACATCCACGCGATCAGGCTGACGACGATGAGAATCGCGATCTGCGCCAGCGTCGCGGGCGAGCGATCGCCCATGAGGCTCGGCGCACCGGTAAAGGTCGTCACAAGCGCGGGAACGAGCGCCAGCGCCGCGAGCCCGAGGCGACCGTCTATCGCGAACAACACCGCGTACCAGATGGCGAAAATCACGGTCGCCGCCTTGACCACGGTTGCCGCCTGTGCGCGGAACATCCGCGGCAAGACGACCGCGACGAGAATCGCGACGAGCGGGAAACCGGCGAGGAGCGACATGTACACCGCCCATTCCACCGTCTCGGTCTGGCCACCGCGGCCCATGAGCCGGATCAACCGGGGAATCCACTCGTAGCCCCAGAGAACAAACAGGGCAGCCGTCGAGGCCACCCAGAGCGGCTCGGCGCCGCGCGCCACTGCCGAAACGAGCGGGGGCAGGCGGCGCGGAACGGGCTCGCGAGTATCCACCGTCTCAGTCATCCACGACCGCGAGCAGGCCGACCTCGGCCAGTTTCTCCGCCGTCTCGACCGCTTCGTCAGCGCCCACGCCAATGTACTCCGCGAGATCCACCAGGTCGCGTGTCCCGTCGGCGTACGCGAGAACATTCGTCATCGCGCGCACCGCGTAACCCGCGCCGCGCGTGCTGAGCGTGGGATAGAGGCCGCGCTTTCCGAGCTGCGGCTCGCACGGGGTCGTCGCGCGATAGACGTGATTGTGCTCGATCAGCTCGATCGTCTTCCGGATCGCCTCGAAGCCTCCCTCGAGCCCTGACGGCGTGACGAGCTTCAGATCGTCGAGCGACGTGTGATACTCGGGATAGCTGTTGTACCGCGTGCGCATGATGGACGCGACCGGCAGGTCCACACCGGGGCTGCAGTACTGCCGCTCATCGCTCCTGCGGTCGAGAAACGAATACTCGACGTGATCCGGAGCGTGACGCCTGAGAACGAGCTTCGCCGCCCGGTCGGCGAGCGTGTTCCCGGCGCGCGACCTCAGCAGGGAGTACGCGCGGTCATCCCCCACGCACGTCACGACGTAGCCTGCCACGACCCTTTCCCTCAGATCGGCGAGGTGACGGCTGATGTACACTATCGCGCCGATCGTCTCGGGCACGAACACGATGCGATAGCTGAAGCGCCGCTCCGGGAGCGACGCGAGCCACCGCGCGAGAGCCGTCGTCACGACCGGGCCCGACAGCTCGTTGTTCGCCATGGACGGATGGCAGATATAGGTGGACAGCAGGACTTCCTTCTTCTCGCGCCCGGGAATCAGCACCTCTCCGTACGTGAGAGAGCCGTGCTCGAGAGTGCTGTCTATCACCGCGTGGTACTTCCCTTCCGGAAGCGCTTCGCGCTGCGCGTGGGCAAGGCAGAACCCCCAGCGCTTCGTGTAATACGAAGTGACGTACGGAATCGCATCCGGCTGCTCGGGGAGCGAATGCAGGTGCAGCTGCAACTCGGCAAGCGTCAGCCACTTGTCCACCGGCGTCGAGTATCCGACGACGTGCAGATTGCTCGCGGCGAAATCGATCACGCGATTGCCGCGCTCGTCCTCGATGTACGCGCCGCGAATGTTCCACTCGTCCGGCACCGTCCAGTCAAATGCCTGTGTTCCCGACCGAACCTCGTGCACGGTCAGGGCGGGGACGATCTTCTTCAAATAGGCCAGCGTTTCGCGAACACCGTTGCCCGTGAGACTGCGGCAGATCGGGAACAGATCCGATGCCCACGCATGCATCTCGCGCCCCGTCATGCCGGCCTCCACAGTGGCTCGGGCGACTCGAAGTCGCCGATATCGAAGCGGCGGCCCAGCTCCTCTATTGCCGGCTCCACCCACTTCCTCGTCTTCTCGTCGAGCAACGCGAACGGATCGGCGCGCAGCTCCGCGAGCCACAGCTCGGTCAGCGCGCGCGCAGAAGCGGCGAGAACCTCGGGATGCCCTTCCACGCGCCGGCACACACCGGCGTCGATCGCCTCGTCAAGCAGTCGCGGCCAATCGTAGTCGAGACCGGTGCCGAGCGGTCTCACATGGTAGTCGAGCGAGCCCTCCACCACTGTGCCGTCGCCCATCACGACCTTCCCCGGGAAAACCTTGTCATAGCGGTACACCGGCCCGCCCGCGACACGCTCGGCGAAATGCACGATCGTGTTGTAATGGAATGTGTCTCCGTAGTACAGCACCACGCCATCACGCCGCATGAGATCCGCAAAGATCGAGTCTCCGCCGAACGGGTCGGTGTCCGGCCCCCACGCCGGCGATGGAGCGGCGCCGAGGCCGGCGACCGAGAACATCGGGATCGGGGTCCGCCACTCCGCCGCGTGCGTGCGAAAGCGCTCGGGGATCGGCCCGAGCTGCGATTCGTTGGCGACGACGTCGAATACGTGCGTCTTCGGGAAATCGTAGTTGAACGACGGCAGCCACAACGCGCGATCGCCGGCGGCATCGCGAAGAACGGCAATGTGGGAATCAAGATACGCTTCGCGGTCGCGCACTGGCTCAACGAGGCGGGTGGTGCGGAACGGATCCGAATGCACGAACACCGGGCCGCTTCCCATGGAGCCGATCAGCTCGCCGATAAACGATGCCACGCTCACTTCTGCTTGAACCGGTGGCTCACCGCAACTTTGCCAATGATGACCCGGTGAGGCGAGAGCTGCTTCTGAAGGTGCGTGCGAAAGTGAGCCATGATGGCGCGGCGATCGAGCGACGCGCCATCGCGCGGCTCGACGGTGACTTCGATATGCTGGCCCGTGATCGGGTTCGGCACGCCCACCGCCTTGGCGCGCAGAACGTCGGGATGCAGCAGCGCCACACGCTCGACTTCACCGGGCAGGATCTTGAGCCCGCCGACGTTTACTATCTCCTTCGCGCGTCCGACGACCTTGATGAACTCACCGTCCTGCTCGACGATGTCGCCCGTGTCGTACCATCCGTCAACGAACGGTGACGGCGCGTTGAGATAGCCAAGCATCCGGTTGGCCGATCGCATTTGGAGCACGCCCTCCACGATCCGCGTCTCGATCCCCGTCCCGCCGATCCGCATCCACAGACTGTCGCGCGCCTTCGACTTGACCTGGAACACGCCAAGCTCGGAGAGACCGTACGTCTGCCTGAGATCCACCGCGGGCAGCTTCGCGGCGAGGCGGTCGAGTGTCCCCTGGTCCATCCGTTCGGTTCCGTAGGTGATGACGCGGAGATCGGGGAACTTCATCGCGTCGAACACGCCCGTGAGCAGCATCATGCGAAGAAATGTCGGCGTCGCCGGCAGCAGCTCTACGCGATGCTTCACCATTTCCGCGGCGATCGTCTCCGGCGTGCGCTCGGAGGGAACAATCACCACGCCCTTGTTGAACAGCGTGTGCAGCATCGTGTTGATGCCGCCGGCGTGATCGAACAGAAGGAAATTGAGCGCGCGGAGCGGAGCGCGCGGAACGGCGTAGCGCTCGAGAAAATTGTCAAAGTCGTGGAGGATCGCTTTGGGGCGACCGGTGGTTCCCGACGAGAAGAAGACAATGCCGGGGTGCCCGCTGCGGCGGAGCTCCTCGATCAGCCGATGCGCTGCGGCGGACTGCCCCCCGCGGTGCTCCAGGCGGCCACCGCGAATGATCCACTCGGCGCGACCGGTCTCGAAGAAATACTCATGGTCGGCGCTCGTCCCCTCAGTGAGAGGCATCAGGATCACGCCGCGGTCGAGCAGCTCCAGCATCGTCGCGATCGTGGGGCCGTCGAAGTCGCCGACAAGCGCCACCACCGCGCCCCGTGGAATGGCCGCGAGATCCACTCCCGGCTGCGCGGCCGCTCCGGCGATGTCATCGAAGGCGAGACTGCCGCCCGGGCCGATCAGGAAGGGCTCGTGGTTCCCGGCGTTCCGTCTGCCGAGCTCCTCGAGGATGCGCACTACGCGCCGCCGACGTGCATGATCTGTCCGCTGATCATCGAGCTCTCGTCCGAGAGCAGGAGCGAGAGGATGTTCCACACGTCTTCGGGTGTGCCCTGGCGCGGGATGATCTGCTGGCGGACCACTGCTTCGACCTTGTCCTTCGGGACCTTCGCGATGAGCGCCGTATCTATGGGGCCGGGGGCAATGGCATTGACCGTCACTCCGTGCGGCGCCATCTCACGGGCGAACGCGCGCGTGAATCCCTCGACCCCCGCCTTGGACGCGACGTAGATCGCTTCACCCTTGATGGCGAGCGGCACGCCAAGTGTGGAAAAGTTGACGATGCGTCCCGATCCGCGCTTGATGAGCGCGGGTGCGACCTGCTGGCAACAGAAGATGGTGCCGAGAAGGTTTGTCTCGACAATCCGTCTCACGGTCTCCGGCGGCGTCGTCACGACGAGATTCATGGACGCGATCCCGGCGCAATTGATCAACGCGAATACGCTTTTGTCGCGCCGAAGATCGCCGAGCGCGGCAGCGATGGATGCGGGATCCGAGACGTCGGCGGCGCGCATCTCGAAGGCCGCGTCGGCTGCCGGCGTCCGGCCGACGCCGACCACGCGGTAGCCGCGGGAGTGCAGCTGGTCGGCGCAGAAGCGACCGAGCCCGCGCGACGCACCGGTGACGATGACGGTGTCCATTTACGACTGCGGCAGCTCGGACAGATGACGCGCGAGAGTCCCGACGCTGCGCAGGACGCTGCGCGCCTCGGACATCGCGCTGTCGCTCGTCCAGTCGAAATGCGCCCCGAGCTGGTCGCGCGCGTACTCCTCGGCGGCGAGCAGCAGCATCACCAGATCGGCGGAGTCCACCACGCGGCCGGCGCCGACAAGGACTGTGTTGGCCGTGACCGACCCGGCCGACTGGCCGGTCAGCGATGCGACCTCATCGCGCACGAACTTCTCAACGTCTTCGTAAGCAGCTGCCATTCAGTGAGCCTCGGATTTCATGTTCGAATCTGTCATTTCGTGCAGATGAGCAGCGACCGCGTTTCGGGGTGCGACGCTACGACCTCGACGCTCCCGAAGTGCGACCCGAGCGCAGCCATGAGATTCTCCCGCGTGTACCACCCGAACGATCCCCGGGCCGCGTTCCAGGCCGGAAAGAACCCAGGATCGCTGGTGATCATCTGGTCGTCCATGTCCACGAACTCGACGCAAAGATACTTCGTCGAGAGGCGGCCGAGTATCGCGGCGATGGCCTCGAAGGTCAGGGCCTGGCCCAGCGCGAGGTGGTGGACGATCGCGAGGGCGAGGACCAACTCGCACTGGAGCCGCTCATCGGGGGGCGCGACGACCGGCGCGCCATCGCCGATGAGCGACAGCGATGGCTCGTTCTCGTACACCCTCGGATAGAGCGGCGGCAGCGGTGCGGTGAGATTCGCGACCAGCGGCAGGATGTCGAGCCGCTCCCGGCGGGCATC belongs to Gemmatimonadaceae bacterium and includes:
- a CDS encoding DUF4910 domain-containing protein; the protein is MTGREMHAWASDLFPICRSLTGNGVRETLAYLKKIVPALTVHEVRSGTQAFDWTVPDEWNIRGAYIEDERGNRVIDFAASNLHVVGYSTPVDKWLTLAELQLHLHSLPEQPDAIPYVTSYYTKRWGFCLAHAQREALPEGKYHAVIDSTLEHGSLTYGEVLIPGREKKEVLLSTYICHPSMANNELSGPVVTTALARWLASLPERRFSYRIVFVPETIGAIVYISRHLADLRERVVAGYVVTCVGDDRAYSLLRSRAGNTLADRAAKLVLRRHAPDHVEYSFLDRRSDERQYCSPGVDLPVASIMRTRYNSYPEYHTSLDDLKLVTPSGLEGGFEAIRKTIELIEHNHVYRATTPCEPQLGKRGLYPTLSTRGAGYAVRAMTNVLAYADGTRDLVDLAEYIGVGADEAVETAEKLAEVGLLAVVDD
- a CDS encoding AAC(3) family N-acetyltransferase, with amino-acid sequence MASFIGELIGSMGSGPVFVHSDPFRTTRLVEPVRDREAYLDSHIAVLRDAAGDRALWLPSFNYDFPKTHVFDVVANESQLGPIPERFRTHAAEWRTPIPMFSVAGLGAAPSPAWGPDTDPFGGDSIFADLMRRDGVVLYYGDTFHYNTIVHFAERVAGGPVYRYDKVFPGKVVMGDGTVVEGSLDYHVRPLGTGLDYDWPRLLDEAIDAGVCRRVEGHPEVLAASARALTELWLAELRADPFALLDEKTRKWVEPAIEELGRRFDIGDFESPEPLWRPA
- a CDS encoding fatty acid--CoA ligase family protein, whose protein sequence is MRILEELGRRNAGNHEPFLIGPGGSLAFDDIAGAAAQPGVDLAAIPRGAVVALVGDFDGPTIATMLELLDRGVILMPLTEGTSADHEYFFETGRAEWIIRGGRLEHRGGQSAAAHRLIEELRRSGHPGIVFFSSGTTGRPKAILHDFDNFLERYAVPRAPLRALNFLLFDHAGGINTMLHTLFNKGVVIVPSERTPETIAAEMVKHRVELLPATPTFLRMMLLTGVFDAMKFPDLRVITYGTERMDQGTLDRLAAKLPAVDLRQTYGLSELGVFQVKSKARDSLWMRIGGTGIETRIVEGVLQMRSANRMLGYLNAPSPFVDGWYDTGDIVEQDGEFIKVVGRAKEIVNVGGLKILPGEVERVALLHPDVLRAKAVGVPNPITGQHIEVTVEPRDGASLDRRAIMAHFRTHLQKQLSPHRVIIGKVAVSHRFKQK
- a CDS encoding SDR family oxidoreductase codes for the protein MDTVIVTGASRGLGRFCADQLHSRGYRVVGVGRTPAADAAFEMRAADVSDPASIAAALGDLRRDKSVFALINCAGIASMNLVVTTPPETVRRIVETNLLGTIFCCQQVAPALIKRGSGRIVNFSTLGVPLAIKGEAIYVASKAGVEGFTRAFAREMAPHGVTVNAIAPGPIDTALIAKVPKDKVEAVVRQQIIPRQGTPEDVWNILSLLLSDESSMISGQIMHVGGA